The bacterium HR11 genomic interval ATCGCCTGCCAGACCTCCGCCTGCCGCCGGAGCCGCGCTTCCGCATCGGGCGTCGGTTCCAGTCGGCACCGGACGGTGATTTTCGGCGGTTTCATGGGGCGCCGGCTCCGATTTTTTGCCCTATTTTTGCAGAAGGTCGGGAAAAGTCAAGTCTGCCCAGCATCCGCCATTCGCCCCTCGCTACTCGCCATTCGCTGTTCGCCATTCGCCATTCGCTACTTATGTGCCATGAAATTCCATAAAATCCATCGGAAAGCCACAATAAGGTCAGCTGTTGCCAACCCAAAAGAGGACGGCCCGTAATGCCTGCTGACGTCCTCACCAGTCTCAGGGCGTCAGGACCTTCATCCGTTCGACAAAGGGCCGGACGTCGGTCCCCAAAAGATGGTAGTAGACCATCGTGACCGTCGGGCTCGAGTGCCCCAAAAGCCTCGCCAGCATCATCGGCGGCATCCCCGCCCGCACGGCCCGCACGGCGTACGTATGCCGAAACACATGCGGGTGCGCCCGCCCCCCGTCGATCCCGGCCTCGAGCATGAGCCGATGCAACCGCGCCCAGGCCCGCCGGGGATGGATCTCGAAGGGGCCCCGCCGCATGCGGCACTGAAGGGACGCCCGCCGGCCGTGCCGGCCCGCCGCATGGGCCTCCCCCTCATGCCGGTAGAGCAGGAGCGCCGCCGTCAGCTCCGCCGCCACGGGCACGACCCGCCACGACATCTTGCGCTTCTTCTCCGTCCGCACCCGAACCGTATGCCCCACGAAATCCACATCCCCCCACACAAGGCGGGTCGCCTCCCCGATGCGAATGCCCGTATGGAAGAGCGTGAGGAGCAACGCCAGGTCCCGATGGGCCTGAAACCGCCGGCAGGGCCGCCGCTCGGCCTGCCACGCCGCCTGGGCCCGCTCCAGCACCCGCACGACCTCGCCGTCCTCAAGGAACGGCGGAATCCGGTCCGGCGTCCGGAGTACGATGGCCGTCGTCATGGCCGAGCTCCCGACGCCCCTCTATTCTGCCGAAACGCCGCCGCTTCTTCCATTCCCCATTCGCTACTCGCCACTCGCCGTTCACCCCGGAAAGCATGCCACCGGCAAATTTTTCGCAAAAAGTTCGCCGCTTTTATTTCTAATAGGAGTTGATCTCTGTATGTCTCTTCTTCAACAAGACTGGTTTAGATCCGTTTAAGATCAAGACTGGTTTGATCAAGACTGGTTTAACATTCTATTTAGGAACCGAGAAAACCGCTCCAGATGTGGATTTACGAGGGGCAAACCCCTACAAAAGGGATGGCAAACCCCTACAAAAGGGATGGCGAACCCCTACAAAAGGGATGGCGAACCCCTACAAAAGGGATGGCGAACCCCTACAAAAGGGATGGCAACCCCTACAAAAGGGATACCCCTTCGACCGACCATCGAGTTTGGACACCTACAAAAAGGATTCACCTGCCTTTTACTCAAAAATTTAGCTTCTATTCAGCATTCCTGCATGGCCTGTACACCTACATCGTGTCCATGTGCATGTAGGGCCTCAATGCCAGTTCATACTTGTATTAGCAATAAACATGTGCTTCTATATATACTCAAAGTCCACAGCTTATTGTCGAAGCTATTTCAATAAAATCGGATTAATAATAAGACAATGATGCGGTAAATACGTTAAAATTGCCGATTGTCATCGGTATGAAGTCAATAAAATCGTATCGAAGATAAGCGAATTAATGACTCCGTAGATGCGTTTGCATTAATACTGAACATCGGCATTTACTTCAATAAAATGACACAGGGCATGCGTGCAAAAGGGATGGCAACCCCTACAAAAGGGATGGTATACCTCTCCCTCGAGAAGGATGGCCCATTGTTCGGCTTCTGTCCGACGTTTTCGACCATTACACTATACCTACATTGATATTAAGTAGGTGTAGAGGTACACTACTCTCCGGAAAAGGTTCCCCTGCCCAATCTCACTTAGGGATAGAGGTGGACCATGCCCCAAAATCGTAAGCTGAAGGAGCCCGAGCGGACGGCCCGGCTGGTCCTAAAAAAGCATTCAGCCGTCATCCAGATGTCCAACGTCGTGACGGGGGTCCAGCGCAAGGCCTGGAACGTCCTGCTTTACTACGCCCGGGAAGCCCTCCGGCAGGATGAGGCGCGCCGGATTTTTGAAGTCCCGCTCGGCGAGGTCTATCGCTGGACGGGCATCGAGACGACGGACTGGACCAAGCTCAAGAAGGCCCTGCTGGCCCTCATGAATGTCATCGTAGAAGTCAACCTGTTGGGGAAAGACCGGGAGGCCTGGGAGGCCTTCGTTCTCCTGCCGTCGGTCGGAATCCAGGGGGGCATCGTGCGCTTCGAGCTGGCCGAGCGACTGCGCCAAGTCTTGCTTCATCCCCGGATGTACGCCCCCCTCGACCTGGGGGTCCTGCGGGGTCTGCGAGGGAAGTATGCGATTGCCCTCTATGAACTGGCCCGAGACTACGTGGGGGCCCAGATTCCGGAGATGAGTCTGGACGAATTTCGCAAACTGATGGGTCTGGCTCCTCACGAGTACTCGAGATTCGACAATCTGTTACAGCGGGTCCTGGAGCCGGCCGTCCGGGAGGTCAACGAGGTCACGGATTTAGAGCTGTCGTATACCCTTTTCCGGGACCCTCGAACCCGCCGGTGGGCCTCTATACGGTTCAGCGTCCGCCGAAAAGGTGAGGGCATCGTTTCAGAAGACATTCTGATCGCCTTTGACCGGGCCCTGGAACACGGCTTTGTGCCGCCCCCGGAGGGACTGTCTCTTCCTAAGGTCCTTTGGGCCTTTTCGGCTGGCGATGACCCCGCCCGGGTGGCCGACTTCCTGCGGGCGGCCCTGGACCCGGGCATCGCCAACCCCATCGGCTTCGTGCGTTCGAAGCTTCAGGCCCCGCCGGCGGAGCGGCTCGAGCCGCTCCTCTATATGGACGGCCTGCCGCCGGACCTGGAGGAGGCGCTCTGGCAGGCCTTCGCGTTTCAGATTCGGGTACCCCCGGACTGGCGGGAGCGATGCGGCCGCGGTGTCCTCACGCCGGATTTTGTCTCGTCTCTCTTTGAGAGGCTCGTCCTGGCCCATCAGGCCCGGGAGGTCCGGAACGGTGATGACGTCGTCCTTGAGTTTCTGCCCCTGTCAAGCCGGAAGCCTCCGGACTTTGTGACCCGCCTTCTTCTCCCCCATTTGGGGGCGGACGCCCAGGTGGTCAAAGCACCTGCGACATAGGGACCGCTCTGCCTCAATCGTGACTGTTCCATTCTCGGTGGGGGAATCGGTCGAGTAAGCAGGACTGGAGTGGCTTCTTTCCGTGACCAGGCCCGGTCCGAGCCGCAGCCAGCTGGGATGAGCTTTTCCGTCCTTTCACCCACCGACTTTGGAACAGTCACTGGGGGCCGACCCCGGGGGCGGGGTCGCCTCACAAGGCCTCCCGACGAGGCCGAAATCCAAGCCTTCCGTGGTCCGGGAATCAAAGACCATGGAAGGTGAAACGGCATTCTGAAATCTCTGGCCTTGACGGCATGGCTATGCCATGCTATGCTAAGCTATGCAATGCATGGCTATGCCATGCATTGCTATGCAGGAGCCTTTGGCCAGGCCGGATCCATATCCGGGGCCGGGCCCGTAGTTTGTAAGCGGATACTCATTGGCCATGCATAGCATTGCCATGCATGGCATTGCATGGCAATGCCGGTCCAGCAGGGTCAAGCCGATGCGGGTCCTCGCCATCGCCAATCACAAGGGCGGCGTGGGCAAGACGGCCACGGCCCACGCCCTGGGGACTTCTGTCCATGCCCGAGGCCTGCGGGTCCTGCTGGTCGATATGGACCCCCAAGGGAGTCTGACCGGCTCCTGCGGGATTCGGGATGCGGCCGGCCGGAGCATGGCCGAGGTCCTGGGCGGGGCGACCCCGGGCTCGCTGTCCCTGCGGGACATTTTGCGTTTTCTCCGACCGGGCTTGGCCCTGGCCCCTTCGGACCTGGCCCTGGCGGCGACCGAGCTGGGGCTGGTCTCCCGGCTCGGTCGGGAGAGCGTTCTTCGCAAGAGCCTTCGGACGGTCGAGACGGACTTTGACCTAACCATCGTCGATTGCCCGCCGAGCTTGGGCCTGCTGACGGTGAATGCCCTGACGGCGGCCGACGCCGTCTTGGTCCCGACCCAGCCCCAAGCCGTGGACCTGCGGGGCCTGCGGCTCTTTCTGGACACGCTGGAGCGGATTCGGGAGGAGTTGAATCCGAACCTGGAGGTCCTGGGGGTCCTGCCGACGTTTGTGGACCTGCGGCTGGTCCATCACCGAGAGGCCCTGGAGGTCCTGCGGGCGGCGGGCCTGCCCGTCCTGGAGGTCCTCGTGGGCCGGAGCGTTCGGGTGGCCGAGGCGGCCTCGGTGGGCGAGTCGATCGTCACGTATGCCCCCGACCACCCCCAGAGTCAAGTCTTTCAGCAACTCGGGGAGATCGTCATCCGATGGGCGACCGGACGACCCGACGACGGGACGCCTTAGAAGCCATTTTTCGGCGGACGGAGCCGACCCCGGCCGGACCAGAGACGGGCCCGGTTGGGCTTCCTCCGGCCGGCCGACCGGAGCCGACCTCCCTTCAGACAGGCCGAACGATCTCGGTCGGCATCGGCCTGAAGGAGGGGGAGATCGCCTTTCTGGACGCCGTGGCCCGGCAGGTCGGCCGGAGCCGGAATGCCCTCCTGCGGTACGCCGTGCGGCGGTTTATCGAGGCACTCCAGGCCGGGACCATCGACCCGGAGACCCTGGGGCGGGAGTGACAGCCGTTTCACCTTCCATGGCCTTTTATTCCCGGACCGTGGAAGGTTTGGATTTCGGCCTCGTCGGGAGACCTTGCGAGGCGACCACGCCCCCGGGGTCGGCCTCCACGACCCAACCTTTTTCGGTCAGACGCAGGACGGCTTTCTCCCCATGAAGAAGCCGCCCGGCCATCGGACCTATCCCCGACGCCGGGCACGGCTCGGACCCGGCCCGCGGGCTTGCGCCCGCTTTCGCCTGGAGCGCCCTCCGGCCCACACCCACAGCCCCCACGCGCTGCCGGTGCGCCCGAAGACCGCAGGCTCCACAGGACACCGCCCCGGAGGCGCCGTCCCTCTTGAGCTTTGCTTGCTCGCATACGGGACAGCGGCTCGACGTCCCCCGGGGATTGACCCATACCACGGGAATCCCTTCCAGCGCCGCCTTGTAGGCGATATACGCCTGGAGCCGATTGAAAATCCCCCGCGTCACAACATCGATCCGGTTCGCTTCCTTCACGTACCTCAGATTCTCCAGGGCCATCGCCAGGCCCCCGGCCGCCGCATACCGAACAATCCAGGCCGCACACGTGTGCAAAAGCTGCCGCAGCCGGGCGTTCATCGCCCCGTAGTACTTCGCCCGAAGCCGCCGCCGCGCCTTCCGGCCCCCCACGCGCCGCTGAATGACGGCTATCGTCCGCAGATACCGGTTCCTGACCGCCAACCACGCCCCCACAACCAGCACCATGTACAGGCCCCGCGCCCAGTCCGCCGCGTCCACCGTCCGGGCGT includes:
- the parA_2 gene encoding Chromosome partitioning protein ParA: MRVLAIANHKGGVGKTATAHALGTSVHARGLRVLLVDMDPQGSLTGSCGIRDAAGRSMAEVLGGATPGSLSLRDILRFLRPGLALAPSDLALAATELGLVSRLGRESVLRKSLRTVETDFDLTIVDCPPSLGLLTVNALTAADAVLVPTQPQAVDLRGLRLFLDTLERIREELNPNLEVLGVLPTFVDLRLVHHREALEVLRAAGLPVLEVLVGRSVRVAEAASVGESIVTYAPDHPQSQVFQQLGEIVIRWATGRPDDGTP
- the xerC_1 gene encoding Tyrosine recombinase XerC, which gives rise to MTTAIVLRTPDRIPPFLEDGEVVRVLERAQAAWQAERRPCRRFQAHRDLALLLTLFHTGIRIGEATRLVWGDVDFVGHTVRVRTEKKRKMSWRVVPVAAELTAALLLYRHEGEAHAAGRHGRRASLQCRMRRGPFEIHPRRAWARLHRLMLEAGIDGGRAHPHVFRHTYAVRAVRAGMPPMMLARLLGHSSPTVTMVYYHLLGTDVRPFVERMKVLTP